The Canis lupus dingo isolate Sandy chromosome 8, ASM325472v2, whole genome shotgun sequence genome has a segment encoding these proteins:
- the NKX2-8 gene encoding homeobox protein Nkx-2.8, whose amino-acid sequence MATSGRLSFTVRSLLDLPEQDAQHLRRREPELGAPGPGPCAAWLESERGHYPSSDESSPETSPPDSSQRPSARPASPGSDAEKRKKRRVLFSKAQTLELERRFRQQRYLSAPEREQLARLLRLTPTQVKIWFQNHRYKLKRARAPGAPGAMEPPDLAAPAELRAAPGLLRRVVVPVLVRDGQPCGSGDVSAASVRDKSGASTAAACPVPGYAAFAPCSALGLFPAYQHLAPPALVSWNW is encoded by the exons ATGGCCACCTCTGGGCGCCTCAGTTTCACCGTGCGCAGCCTCCTGGATTTACCCGAGCAGGACGCACAGCACCTGCGGAGGCGTGAGCCGGAGCTGGGCGCTCCCGGGCCCGGCCCCTGCGCCGCCTGGTTGGAGTCCGAGCGCGGCCACTACCCCT CCTCGGACGAGAGCAGCCCGGAGACCAGCCCGCCCGACTCGTCGCAGCGGCCGTCCGCTCGGCCGGCGTCTCCCGGCTCAGACGCGGAAAAGAGGAAGAAGCGTCGGGTGCTGTTCTCCAAGGCGCAAACGCTGGAGTTGGAGCGACGCTTTCGGCAGCAGCGCTACCTGTCCGCGCCCGAGCGCGAGCAGCTGGCGCGCCTGCTTCGCCTCACGCCCACACAGGTCAAAATCTGGTTCCAGAACCATCGCTACAAGCTGAAGCGCGCGCGCGCCCCGGGCGCGCCGGGGGCGATGGAGCCGCCTGACCTCGCAGCCCCCGCCGAGCTGCGCGCTGCCCCGGGCCTGCTGCGCCGCGTGGTGGTCCCCGTGCTGGTGCGCGACGGTCAGCCCTGCGGCAGCGGCGACGTGAGCGCGGCCTCCGTCCGGGACAAGAGCGGCGCGTCCACGGCTGCCGCCTGCCCCGTGCCGGGCTACGCCGCCTTCGCGCCCTGCTCGGCGCTCGGCCTCTTCCCCGCCTACCAGCACTTGGCGCCCCCGGCCCTGGTGTCCTGGAACTGGTGA